Proteins from one Humidesulfovibrio mexicanus genomic window:
- a CDS encoding alkaline phosphatase: MNDSDSSAQNGLTRRELLGLLGAGALAALLPAGLPGQAHAANNADFDTAKGPGLIFVVGDGMPAGVVRAMHEVRTGVFGRANTALHARLRDPRSALGLMATASLSSIVTDSAPASAAWSTGVHTANRHLAALPDGRPLTTIFELVRKRGVATGLVTTTRVTHATPAAWISHQTNRDLEDDIASEILAFRPEVLLGGGFRHFSAAKRKDGRDLLAEFQRSGCDTVTDRAGLLAATAAAKPLVGLFSASHLAYNLDRLNDPALSAQPTLPEMTAQALRRLAKNPNGFLLQVEAGRIDHACHSNDAWSSIMDTVELDDTLAVIDSFLAVNPKTLVIVTSDHGNSGWGINGTGSSYNDATAALRSYRAGKASFEAIIRRLKGKNAQQTQDILTESTGFAIGLDEAEMVLAAMEPGYGGFTGDYVYQPDATIGLLLARNAKAKDGKAGLRRGNVGFTSTNHTAEDQTLLAYGHRARELNLARLLDNTELFDTMCAYFGLRHTNPRMAQDEAARLLLATRQDADPRLHIA; the protein is encoded by the coding sequence ATGAACGATTCCGATTCCAGCGCGCAAAACGGACTGACCAGACGTGAACTGCTCGGCCTGCTGGGCGCGGGCGCGCTTGCCGCGCTTCTGCCCGCCGGGCTGCCCGGCCAGGCCCATGCGGCCAACAACGCCGACTTCGACACCGCCAAGGGGCCGGGGCTCATCTTCGTGGTGGGCGACGGAATGCCCGCAGGCGTGGTGCGGGCCATGCACGAAGTGCGCACAGGGGTGTTCGGCCGCGCAAACACCGCCCTGCACGCGCGGCTGCGCGATCCCCGGTCCGCCCTGGGCCTCATGGCCACGGCAAGCCTGTCCAGCATCGTCACCGACTCCGCCCCGGCCTCGGCCGCGTGGTCCACCGGCGTGCATACCGCGAACCGGCATCTCGCCGCCCTGCCCGACGGCCGCCCCCTGACGACCATCTTCGAGCTGGTGCGCAAACGCGGCGTGGCCACTGGCCTGGTCACCACCACACGCGTCACCCACGCCACCCCGGCGGCCTGGATCTCGCACCAGACCAACCGCGACCTTGAGGACGACATCGCCTCGGAAATCCTGGCCTTCCGGCCAGAGGTGCTGTTGGGCGGCGGGTTCAGGCACTTCAGCGCCGCCAAGCGCAAGGACGGCCGCGACCTCCTGGCGGAATTCCAGCGGTCCGGGTGCGACACCGTGACCGATCGCGCCGGGCTGCTGGCGGCGACCGCCGCCGCAAAACCCCTGGTCGGCCTGTTCTCGGCCTCGCACCTGGCCTACAACCTGGACCGCCTGAACGATCCCGCTCTTTCGGCCCAGCCCACCCTGCCGGAGATGACCGCCCAGGCCCTGCGGCGTCTGGCCAAGAATCCAAACGGCTTCCTGCTCCAGGTGGAGGCGGGCCGCATCGACCACGCCTGCCACTCCAACGACGCCTGGTCCTCCATCATGGACACGGTGGAGTTGGACGACACCCTCGCCGTCATCGATTCCTTCCTGGCCGTGAACCCCAAGACGCTCGTCATCGTCACCTCCGACCACGGCAACTCGGGCTGGGGCATCAACGGCACCGGATCGAGCTACAACGACGCCACCGCCGCCCTGCGGAGCTACCGCGCGGGCAAGGCCTCCTTCGAGGCCATCATCAGACGGCTGAAGGGCAAAAACGCCCAGCAGACGCAAGACATCCTCACCGAGTCCACCGGCTTCGCCATAGGGCTCGACGAGGCGGAGATGGTCCTTGCCGCCATGGAGCCCGGCTACGGCGGCTTCACCGGGGACTACGTGTACCAGCCCGACGCCACCATCGGCCTGCTGCTGGCCCGCAACGCCAAGGCCAAGGACGGCAAGGCCGGGCTGCGGCGCGGCAACGTGGGCTTCACCTCCACCAACCACACGGCCGAGGACCAGACCCTGCTTGCCTACGGCCACCGCGCCAGGGAACTGAACCTCGCGCGGCTGCTGGACAACACGGAGCTGTTCGACACCATGTGCGCCTACTTCGGCCTGCGGCACACCAACCCGCGCATGGCCCAGGACGAGGCCGCGCGGCTGCTTCTGGCCACTCGCCAGGACGCCGACCCCAGGCTGCATATCGCCTAA